The following is a genomic window from Verrucomicrobiota bacterium.
CCCGTCGTGCCGGGCGTCACTCAGGCGTTTCAGCACCAGCACGCCCGCCCCTTCGCCCACGATCAAACCATCGCCAGCGGCATCAAAGGGGGAACATTTTCCGCTGAGCGATAAGGCGTGCAATTGGCAGAATCCCATCTGGGTATATAGCGAGTCCGGGCGGGATAATCCTCCGGTCAACATGGCATCCGCCCGCCCTGCCAGCAATTCATCGCAGGCCAGTTTCAAAGCGTACAAGGAGGAAGCGCAGGCGGCATCCAGCGTGTAGCTGCCCCCGCTGAGCCCGAGCGCCTTGGCCAAAATCCCGGCGGGCAAACCCGCCACATAACGATTCAACGGGCTGGAGAGTTGCTGACTTTCCGGTTGGCTGGCGGGTTTCACGACCGGCAGCAGCAACGCTTCGCACAAATCCGAGGAAGCGTCGGTCGGCAATGCGATATTCCCCAGAATGACGCCGATGCGGCTGCGATTCGTTGTTTCCAGCCGGGCGCTTTGGAACGCACTTCGGCCAGCTTCCAGCAATAGGTGAAAAACCGGGTCCAGCGTTTCCACCAACTCGGGCGGAAGCTGCAGACCGTCGAGTTTCAGCTTGAAAGGCTCCACGAAACAGCCGCGATCCGTGTACACCCGATCCGGCGTGCCAGCGGTGGGGTGTTGGATTTCGGCAGGGTTGAGGATCCACCGTCCCTCCGGCACGGGGCGATTGGTATCCTCGCCGCGCGCAATAATATTCCAAAAAACATCCAAACTGCGGGCGCCAGGGAAAATTCCCCCGACTCCCACAATTGCAACCGGCTCCGTGAAGGCCCGTTTACCGCTCACGGCCGGGTGTTCGTGAGTCCTGTTCAAGTTATAAATGATTCAGATGGAATGCTTCCTGGAGGGCGGAATCCACCACGCATTCATAGCCTTCAGCCAGTGCCAGCAGGCCGCCCTGGCGGTCAAAGAAATGAATGTCGGCGGTGACCAACGCGGAATCGGCGGAAGTAATCTGGATTTTAACGCGGCTGCCGGCCTTGGGAAAGGCGGTGGCAAACTGGCGGAATCGTTTGAGCGCGCAGGGCAGGGAAGCCGCCTGCCGATGCTCCCAACTCCAAAGAATCATCATCTGGAAGCTGGCATCCAGCGCCAATGGGTCGGACATCCAGTTGGTGCGCAGGGGGTGGTGAATCCAATGCTTGGGCGCGGGTGCGCTTTTCACCAGCGCCATCACGTCGGTGGCGGAACAGGTCTCCATGGCCTCGATACCATGGAAATGCGGGCCG
Proteins encoded in this region:
- a CDS encoding polyketide synthase dehydratase domain-containing protein: HGLENFKVLKGIVIEPGAATTVSVLAEPGQMRDGLCWVPVQLVSRDGQRQVMHARADVLLAEIMPAAPANILAPSTHRNGNGAATVYGNGRLFHGPHFHGIEAMETCSATDVMALVKSAPAPKHWIHHPLRTNWMSDPLALDASFQMMILWSWEHRQAASLPCALKRFRQFATAFPKAGSRVKIQITSADSALVTADIHFFDRQGGLLALAEGYECVVDSALQEAFHLNHL